In Populus nigra chromosome 10, ddPopNigr1.1, whole genome shotgun sequence, the following proteins share a genomic window:
- the LOC133704359 gene encoding zinc finger protein 4-like yields the protein MISPKSKLDFENDLEVSSQVASNISVHELSPDPSKDSTTPSSYLTDLVKHQENSVPVSLDLSLHFNSSEIELKGTGETSIEVAAHTPATTIPRVFSCNYCRRKFYSSQALGGHQNAHKRERTMAKRAMRMGMFSDRYTNLASLPLNGSAFRSLGIKAHAAMHQSIIQSQTPPVTRGGARFEQGYYGMPMFMEDDDVGPYWPGSFRRVGEAVGGNSGLELAQSPNMNFEARAPPPRTDSSAPDLTLKL from the coding sequence ATGATATCTCCAAAATCCAAATtggattttgaaaatgatttagaAGTTAGTAGCCAAGTAGCATCCAACATATCTGTGCACGAACTATCCCCTGATCCCTCCAAGGATAGCACCACCCCTTCTTCCTATCTCACGGATCTCGTTAAGCATCAAGAGAATTCTGTGCCAGTTTCCCTTGACTTATCACTCCACTTCAACTCCAGTGAAATTGAGTTGAAAGGAACAGGTGAGACTAGCATTGAAGTAGCTGCCCATACTCCAGCCACAACCATCCCAAGAGTTTTCTCTTGCAACTACTGCCGGCGAAAGTTCTACAGTTCACAGGCACTTGGTGGCCACCAAAACGCTCACAAGAGGGAGCGAACGATGGCAAAGCGAGCCATGCGAATGGGAATGTTTTCAGATAGGTATACTAACTTGGCTTCTCTGCCACTTAATGGCTCCGCATTTCGGTCTCTTGGGATCAAAGCTCATGCTGCAATGCACCAAAGTATCATACAATCACAAACCCCTCCTGTTACAAGAGGTGGAGCTAGGTTTGAGCAAGGCTATTATGGAATGCCGATGTTCATGGAAGATGATGATGTGGGTCCATACTGGCCTGGGAGTTTTAGGCGGGTTGGTGAGGCAGTTGGTGGTAACTCAGGTTTAGAGTTGGCTCAAAGTCCGAATATGAATTTTGAAGCAAGAGCACCGCCACCAAGGACAGATTCATCAGCACCTGATCTTACTTTGAAGCTCTGA